Proteins encoded within one genomic window of Corvus hawaiiensis isolate bCorHaw1 chromosome 9, bCorHaw1.pri.cur, whole genome shotgun sequence:
- the ALG14 gene encoding UDP-N-acetylglucosamine transferase subunit ALG14 homolog yields the protein MEELPVVVVLLLLLSLLLVPLVLLDKRRRGRWTPPFSLLVVAGSGGHTTEILRLLSCLSESYSPRHYVLADSDKMSEAKIRSFEQKRAETYSNSQFTLDRIPRSREVRQSWISSVVTTLYSILYSLPLTYKRKPDLILCNGPGTCVPVCLSAFLLGLLRMKRTIIVYVESICRVETLSLSGKILYYFSDYFIVQWPDLKKKYPKSVYLGRIV from the exons ATGGAGGAGCTGCCTGTCGTCGTcgtcctgctcctcctcctctccttacTGCTTGTCCCCCTCGTGCTCCTGGATAAGAGGCGCCGCGGCCGGTGGACGCCTCCGTTCAGTCTCCTGGTGGTGGCCGGCTCTG GTGGGCACACAACAGAAATCCTGAGGTTACTTAGCTGTTTGTCAGAGTCATACTCTCCTAGACATTATGTTTTGGCGGACTCAGATAAGATGAGTGAAGCTAAAATACGTTCTTTTGAACAAAAAAGAGCTGAAACATACTCCAACTCCCAG TTCACCCTTGATCGCATTCCCAGAAGCCGTGAGGTTAGACAGTCTTGGATCTCCTCTGTGGTAACAACACTATACTCCATACTTTACTCTCTTCCTCTGACCTACAAACGGAAACCAGATTTG atATTGTGCAATGGACCAGGAACATGTGTTCCTGTCTGtttatctgcttttcttcttggcCTTCTACGAATGAAGAGAACAATCATTGTGTATGTAGAGAGCATCTGCCGTGTGGAAACTTTATCCCTGTCTGGAAAGATTCTTTACTACTTTTCAGATTATTTCATTGTTCAGTGGCCTgatctaaagaaaaaatatcccaaGTCAGTGTATCTTGGTAGAATAGTGtaa